Proteins from one Devosia chinhatensis genomic window:
- a CDS encoding iron chelate uptake ABC transporter family permease subunit, producing the protein MKHLVLPGLGVLLLLSAVAAVTMGPASLTPQEVGMVILHHLGLLAESPVSRLRDAIVWELRLPRVLTAMAVGAGLGLSGTVMQALTRNPLADPYLLGLSSGAALGAVLFLLAGFTLFMPFGAFLGSLVALGLALLVAGLLGGATPSRAILAGICISALASAATSFLIFWSATGDSYREILSWLLGSLSGSLWGDAALVGAALLVCAPIILVCGRALDAFAFGDRAAAALGIDVPRLRWTLLGITALLTGLMVAIGGAIGFVGLVVPHAVRLAIGSQHRRLLPHVMLVGAIFMLWADTAARTLFDPRELPVGIITALVGAPVFLLVLLRYRRVT; encoded by the coding sequence GTGAAGCATCTCGTCCTGCCCGGGCTTGGTGTCCTGCTGCTGCTCAGCGCCGTCGCTGCGGTGACGATGGGCCCGGCAAGCCTTACCCCGCAGGAAGTGGGCATGGTTATCCTGCATCATCTGGGCTTGCTTGCTGAGAGCCCGGTGTCGCGGCTGCGCGATGCCATCGTCTGGGAACTGCGCCTTCCTCGGGTGCTGACGGCAATGGCCGTGGGCGCAGGACTTGGACTATCGGGCACGGTGATGCAGGCATTGACCCGCAATCCCCTGGCCGACCCCTACCTCCTCGGTCTGTCATCGGGAGCCGCTCTCGGCGCCGTGCTGTTCCTGCTGGCGGGCTTTACACTCTTCATGCCGTTTGGCGCCTTTCTGGGCAGCTTGGTGGCATTGGGCCTGGCGCTTCTGGTTGCAGGCCTACTTGGCGGCGCAACTCCGTCCCGGGCTATCTTGGCCGGCATCTGCATTTCGGCGCTCGCTTCTGCGGCGACCTCATTTCTGATCTTCTGGTCGGCGACGGGCGACAGCTACCGCGAAATTCTCTCCTGGCTGCTGGGATCGCTATCCGGGTCGCTTTGGGGAGACGCAGCACTGGTTGGTGCAGCGCTCCTGGTTTGCGCGCCGATCATCCTTGTGTGCGGCAGGGCGCTTGACGCCTTCGCTTTCGGTGACAGGGCCGCGGCAGCTCTGGGCATTGACGTGCCTCGGCTGCGCTGGACGCTGCTGGGCATCACCGCTTTGCTGACCGGACTTATGGTCGCGATCGGCGGGGCAATCGGCTTCGTCGGACTGGTCGTTCCGCACGCCGTGCGGCTGGCGATCGGGTCACAGCACCGGCGCCTGCTACCGCATGTCATGTTGGTCGGAGCAATATTCATGCTGTGGGCCGATACAGCCGCCCGCACCCTGTTCGACCCACGCGAATTGCCGGTCGGCATCATCACGGCTCTTGTGGGGGCTCCGGTTTTCCTCCTGGTTCTGCTGCGCTACCGGAGGGTAACATGA
- a CDS encoding putative F420-0 ABC transporter substrate-binding protein, with the protein MRYAAFIPLVLALTASPTHAATPYPLVLDNCGTVVEFDGPPQRVVTLKSTATELLLALGLANRIVGIGFQDGPLPESLASAGEGLKILSDKLPSQEVVLESEPDFIYGGWESNFAADGAGERPILAELGVDTYVAPAACRSIAPPKLTFDGLFAQIAEMGAIFDIEDTANALIAEQQALLDGVTRDPRGLTALWYSSGTKTPYVGAGTNAPDMIMSALGLENIYGAVGEGWTSASWEAIVDENPDVIVLVDAAWNPAEQKKTLLAENPITNKLDAVVNERYLIIPFPASEAGIRNVPAVLDMAAQLAKLSFER; encoded by the coding sequence ATGAGATACGCGGCTTTTATTCCCCTTGTGCTGGCTTTGACAGCCTCGCCCACCCATGCGGCTACACCCTATCCGCTGGTTTTGGACAATTGCGGGACAGTTGTCGAATTCGACGGTCCACCGCAACGGGTCGTCACCCTCAAGTCTACGGCAACCGAATTGCTTCTAGCCCTCGGGCTCGCCAATCGCATCGTCGGCATCGGCTTTCAGGACGGCCCCCTCCCCGAGAGTTTGGCCTCTGCCGGTGAAGGCCTGAAAATTCTATCCGACAAGCTTCCGAGCCAGGAAGTGGTTCTCGAAAGCGAACCGGACTTCATCTATGGCGGTTGGGAAAGCAATTTTGCCGCCGACGGAGCAGGCGAACGCCCGATCCTGGCCGAACTGGGCGTCGACACATACGTCGCGCCGGCCGCCTGTCGCTCCATTGCCCCCCCGAAGCTCACATTTGACGGCCTCTTTGCGCAGATCGCAGAGATGGGCGCCATCTTCGACATCGAGGACACGGCCAACGCGCTGATCGCCGAACAGCAGGCGCTGCTCGACGGTGTGACACGAGACCCGCGAGGGCTCACCGCTCTCTGGTATTCTTCGGGCACCAAGACGCCTTACGTCGGGGCGGGCACGAATGCGCCCGATATGATCATGTCGGCGCTGGGACTGGAAAACATCTATGGCGCGGTGGGCGAGGGGTGGACTTCGGCCAGCTGGGAGGCAATCGTCGATGAAAATCCCGACGTGATCGTGTTGGTCGACGCCGCTTGGAACCCGGCAGAACAAAAGAAGACTCTGCTCGCTGAAAACCCGATCACCAACAAGCTCGATGCCGTCGTCAACGAGCGCTACCTCATCATACCCTTCCCGGCATCGGAAGCAGGCATTCGCAATGTCCCGGCAGTGCTCGACATGGCCGCGCAACTGGCCAAGCTGTCCTTTGAGCGCTGA
- a CDS encoding ABC transporter ATP-binding protein, whose product MSVEVEGLEITRSGRAILSRATFSAPSAAITGLIGPNGAGKSTLLGALLGLLPASGSVRFDGQDLLAMPRRDRARLAALVEQSSFTEERLSVRDVVGLGRIPHQSALSLLEDGEGAAIIDDALAQTDLLSFSSRRFDMLSGGEQQRVHLARALAQQPRLLMLDEPTSHLDISAQLQLFALLQRKARSGMTVIIALHDLNLALRFCDHLVLVSGGTIAASGSSQEILTPHWLESAYNVRARTVADPITGRPILVYDEAAAAKPD is encoded by the coding sequence ATGAGCGTGGAAGTGGAAGGGCTCGAGATAACCCGCAGCGGGAGGGCCATCCTTTCAAGAGCCACCTTTTCAGCTCCATCGGCAGCGATCACCGGGCTGATCGGGCCTAACGGCGCGGGCAAGTCCACCTTGCTGGGTGCTCTGCTTGGGTTGCTTCCTGCCAGTGGGTCGGTTCGGTTCGATGGGCAGGACCTGCTCGCGATGCCCAGGCGCGACCGGGCCCGCCTCGCGGCCCTGGTCGAGCAATCCTCCTTCACAGAAGAGCGCCTCAGCGTACGGGACGTGGTGGGATTGGGGCGCATCCCCCATCAATCGGCCCTCTCTCTGCTGGAGGATGGCGAGGGCGCCGCGATCATCGATGACGCCCTCGCCCAAACTGACCTCTTGTCATTCTCGTCAAGGCGGTTCGACATGCTTTCCGGAGGCGAACAGCAGCGCGTTCATCTGGCACGGGCCCTTGCGCAGCAGCCGCGCCTGCTGATGCTCGATGAACCAACTAGCCACCTCGACATCAGTGCCCAGCTCCAGCTTTTCGCCCTGCTGCAACGGAAGGCGCGAAGCGGGATGACGGTGATTATTGCACTCCATGATCTCAACCTGGCATTGCGCTTCTGCGACCATCTTGTCCTTGTGTCCGGTGGCACAATCGCGGCCTCCGGATCTTCCCAAGAGATCCTGACGCCGCATTGGCTGGAATCGGCGTATAATGTCCGCGCCCGGACGGTCGCAGACCCGATCACCGGCCGGCCGATCCTCGTCTATGACGAGGCTGCGGCTGCGAAACCGGATTGA
- the cofE gene encoding coenzyme F420-0:L-glutamate ligase: MTPRISVWGITGLPEIAPRDDLVAIIAGAVTTQAATDPDLALQSGDILVVTSKIVSKSEGMQVPAAEREQAIAADTVRVVAERVHPGGNFKIVETRQGLVMAAAGIDMSNVPEGVALRLPADPDASARALCAGLRQRLGMNIGVIITDTIGRAWRVGQTDMAIGAAGLQLTDDLRGANDANGRPLHVTQAVIADEIAGAADLVKGKTTGIPVAVVRGMGRFVRDLDAPGARSLTRTGDDDMFRFGSAEAYRLGYEAAMAEIKAKSVKQDEMP, translated from the coding sequence GTGACCCCTCGCATCTCCGTATGGGGCATTACGGGGCTTCCAGAAATCGCTCCCCGTGATGACCTTGTTGCCATAATTGCTGGCGCGGTTACTACCCAGGCCGCCACCGACCCCGATCTGGCCCTGCAATCGGGCGACATCCTCGTCGTTACCTCGAAAATCGTCTCCAAATCCGAAGGCATGCAGGTGCCGGCCGCCGAGCGCGAGCAGGCAATAGCCGCTGATACTGTCCGCGTCGTAGCCGAGCGCGTCCATCCTGGTGGCAACTTCAAGATCGTGGAAACCCGCCAGGGCCTCGTCATGGCGGCCGCCGGCATCGATATGTCGAATGTTCCCGAAGGCGTGGCCCTGCGCCTTCCAGCCGACCCCGATGCCTCGGCCCGAGCCCTGTGCGCCGGCCTTCGGCAAAGGCTTGGCATGAATATCGGCGTCATCATTACCGATACGATCGGTCGCGCCTGGCGCGTGGGGCAGACGGACATGGCGATTGGCGCGGCCGGGTTGCAATTGACCGACGACCTGCGCGGCGCCAATGACGCCAATGGCCGCCCCCTGCACGTAACCCAGGCCGTGATTGCCGACGAGATTGCCGGGGCCGCTGATCTGGTCAAGGGCAAGACCACCGGCATTCCGGTGGCGGTCGTACGCGGCATGGGGCGCTTTGTTCGCGACCTGGACGCGCCCGGCGCCCGCAGCCTCACCCGCACCGGCGATGATGACATGTTCCGTTTCGGCAGTGCCGAAGCCTACCGCCTCGGCTATGAGGCGGCGATGGCCGAGATCAAGGCCAAGAGCGTCAAACAGGATGAGATGCCATGA